GCGCGCTCAATTTCCCCGGTTTCTCTTACAGCGATTCTGGTGCGCTCCTCACTCAATTTCCCCTCGGCTATATCTCATACCTGGCGCTCTTCGCAAGCTGGTTCGGCCTCATTGGCCTCCTCCTGGCCAATGCGCTCCTGTTCACTCTTTCCGGCTGGACTTTTTTTGAACTCGCTTCGCTCTTCGTCACCCGACGGAATGCGGTCCTCGGTACCACGCTCTTTGCGACATCATTCCTCACGATCTGGCTCGCCCAGATGACACTGACCGAAAATCTCGCCCTCCTCCTCTTTCTCACCCTCGCCGTCGCACTCGTCCGCTTTGAACGCGAAGACGACCGCCACTTTCTCCCCCTGATTATCGTCACCGGATTTTTCCTCGCCCTGACACGTATCGAGGGCTTCGTCATCGCACCGCTCGCACTCGCTTTCATACTCTGGCGGCCGATACTCCGCGCTCATCTCTTCACACTCCCTCGGAGGTGGTTCATCCCTGCCGTTCTCTTCCTCGGTTTTCTTCTCCTCCGTGATCTCTTCATGAATCTCCCCTTCTACACCATGATTGGCAAAGCGGCCGTCCGGTACTGGCACGAACTCGGGGCGATCGGCGGTGACAGTACCGAGCCACGACTTGGACCAATCCTTTCCTCCTACGGTCTCTTCCCCGTCTTCATCCTCGGTATCGCTTCGCTCGCGTTAGGCCTCATGCGACGCCGATTCACCCTCTTCATCCCCGTCCTGCTCGCGCTGCCAACTTTTGTCTATCTCCTGAACGGCCATATCTCGGATGACCACCCGTGGCTCTTGCGCCGTTACGCCTTCACACTGTTCCCCGTTTTCCTCCTCGCGACTGTCGTTCTCTCGCAAGTAGTAATAGACAAAGTGAATGCGGGCCGGAAATCTTTGGTTACCCTCGGCGTGTTCGGCCTCCTCTTCCTTCTCCAGGCGTGGCCAGCATATCAGGCCCTCTCGGTGATCGAGTATCAGACGCTCCACGCTCAAGCGACCGATTTCGGTAAGCAATTCACGCCGCACGACCTCATCCTCATCGACCGAGCAGCCACCGGTGATCCGTTCGCGTTGATCGCTGGTCCACTCATGAGTCTCGACGGGAAAAACGCCGCCTATTTCTTTAATCCCGATGACTACGTCCGTCTCGATCGGAGCGCTTTCGACCGTATTTATCTGCTCACGACCGAGGACACCGTCGGCCACTTCGCCGAGGCTTTCGGAGACCATCTTCTCCCCGTCGAAGTCCGCTCATTCTCCTTCCCCTCGCTCGCCGCGCCGAAACCCTTTGCCTGGCCGATCGAGAAAACTGTTGGGAGTGACGCGATACTCTTTGAGATAACCCCCTGATCTTTGTCTATGGAGCCACCCCTTACGCCCATTCCCACACGTCTCCAACCGCTCTATACGAAGCTCCGTATCACACTCGCGATTGGTCTCGCACTGGCTGGTCTCGCGCTTGTCTATACTTTTCTGTTCCCGACGGTGACGACTGGCTTTGACTTCCGCAATCCGAAATCGAGCCGGAATCAGATCTTCGAGCCGCGCGCTGAATCGGGCACACCGCGAACGAATGGCAAACTCGAAGCGCTCGGCCGCCTCGTCGCCAACACGAGCCCGCTCGGAAATTTTTCGCACCTCACGGTCAGTATCGATCTCGAGAAGCAATCCGAAACCCCGAGCCAAATCGCAGTCAGCATTCGGAAGGGGTATCGCGCCTTCCTCTATCCGACTGGGGCTGAGATCACCGACTTTCCACAATCAACCGTCTACCGCATCCGCGATACATACTATGAGTCACGAAGTGGTGTACTGTATCCCTTTGTCAGTGAAGCGGCGTATCTCTCACGTTACCCGGCCAGTCATACCACACTTGAAGCGGACGATTTTGGCTGCATCGGAATAGCAAACTGCGATGGTAGAGTAGATGTTTCCGATCAATTCATTGGGTTCCGCGTCGGCACGCTCCTCTCGTTCGCCGATGGTGTCTACGTGGTCACGAGCGAATCCGAGATCCGCCCTATCGGCAGCGCCGAGATCTTCCTGGCGCTCGGCTACCGTTTCGAGGACGTCTTGCCAGCCAATGAAGAAGATCTGGGGATATACAAACGCGGTCGCATTCTCCTTATGGGCGCCCCGCACCCAGACGGCACCCTCTTCGTGGACCAAGACACCAGCACACTCTTTCTCATTGAGGGCGAGATGCGCCATCCAGTCAAACCGGGCGCGTACCATGATTTCCTCTTCGCCAACTCGCATCCGATAACCGCGAGCGAGTCCGGAAGTCGTCGGAGTGCTCAATGCACAGCCACATCCGGATTGCTCCCGCGTGCGCTCGATTGTGTCACTGAGCTTGGAACTCTTGACGGCGTCATCGGGTCAGACTATGAAGTGACGCTCTCGGACAATGACGTAGCGATCGACATCGCGAACCTGACCCTCGCCTTCGAGACTCGCCTCAGTTCCGACAACCTGACGACGCTCCTCGCCAAAGTGAAACAGCGCATCCTCGCCCGCTTTGGTCTCGCCACACCGTAATCCCTATGGACACATTCTTCAAGAGATCACTCGACAAATACGCGTCTGACGGACGACTCGCCATCGCCGCCAACCTCCTCTCGGATATCGTCTGCGTCGGTTGGATCGCTTTTGCCGGTCTGTACGCCGTCGAAGTATTGCTCCCCACATTCGTCACCGCCCGACTCTCACTCGTGAAATTCGCTATTCTGTTACTCGCGCTGACAAGTATCCTCGTCTGGCTCATTCAAAGTCTGGCACCGACGAAGCAACCATCAAATAGAATACTCTCGCGCCCCTTACGGATTCTCCTCATTATAATTGCGATTGGTATCATTTCGCTTGCACACTATCGCTTCCCCTGGTGGAGCATCCCGATTATCGTCAGCGGCTACAGCCTCGTGCTGTGGCTCTTCTTCCGGCTCACCCGAGGTGGTGAACACTAACTGAGGATCGTATCGAGCGTTTCTCGCGCCGTCTGATCCCAAGAAAAACGCCTGAGTTCACCGTTCGCTTTTTCCCGCAGCGAATCCTGCAATGGTCTATCGTTCCAGAGCAGGACGAGCTTTGCGGCGATGTCCGAAGTGTTTTCCGCATCGACATAGAGCGCGCCGTCACCCGCCACTTCGCGCAGACTGGAATTGTCGGCGGTGAGGACGGGCACGCCTGAAGCAAACGCCTCGAGAATTGGGAGCCCGAACCCCTCGTAGAGCGATGGAAAAGCGAACAAACGAGCCCCTTGATAGAGTGCTCGCAGGTCTTCGAAACTCACGCGTCCCGTAAGGACGATATCCTCCCGATAGACACTCTGCTCTCTCGCAGTGAGGATTCCTTCCGAGAGCCAGGCGGGTTCACCGGCGAGCACCAGCCGCATCTCCGGGCAGGTTCTTTTCGCATGCTCGAAAGCCTGGATGAGGCGAACGAGGTTCTTGCGGGGCTGCAGGGCTCCGACGTAGAGCGCGTAGCTCGTAGGTTGTAGGTTGTAGCTTTTTAGTTTTTCCGATACTGCATCCGGAGCGAGCCTCGCGCCGAAGAACTCAGCATCGAAGCCATGATGGATAACCCGGATAGTGTCCGGATCAAGTTCGGGGAAAAATTCAAGGAGATCGCGTTTCGTAGACTCAGAAACCGCGATGAGTCGATCAGCCTGCCGCACCGCCGTGTCGAGCATGAAGTTGAGTTTACGGAGATGGCTCGGTGGGAAGGTTTCGGGAAAACGCCGGAAAGCGAGGTCGTGAATGGTCGCTGTCACCGTCAAGCCACGAGGCAAGATCACTGGAGCCGCCTGAATCGGCAGAAACAGCCGATCGGGTCGGGACCGGAACATCTCCCACGCGAATCGCGTCTGCATCCATGCGTACGGAAACGGGAGCGTTTTGACGTGGTAATTGAGGAGATCTGGTGGGGCAAGCAAAGGATTAAAGGTCCCCCGATGGTACAGCAGAAACTGCGTCTCAGGCGACAACGCACCAAAGCGTTTGAGGAGTTCGCGCACATATACCCGCGTCCCATCAATCCGGACATGGTCGAGATCACTCGCTTGAATAGCCAGTTTCATACCTTCGCTGCTCTCTCTCGACGGATCTGCATGAGTTCCACCGGTTCCGCGAAGAACATCTTTTCTTCCTTCACCGAGAATCGTTCGGCGACCGCCCCTTGTCCGGTGAAGTAGTCGATCACGGTCTGGATCCGATCCTCAGGTGCACTCGCCCCACCAGTCACGCCAACTATTGAAACGCCATCAAACCACGCGGCTTCAAGGTCGCTCGCATCATCAACCAGGTAGGCCCGGGCACCGGCTTGCTCGGCCGTCTCGCGTAAACGATTGGAGTTGGACGAGGTCACCGATCCGACGACAATCACGATGGGGACGGTCTTTGCGAGTGCTTTGACTGCCTCCTGGCGATTGGTTGTCGCATAGCAGATATCTTCAAGCGGCGGAGCGACGATCTGGGGATATTTCTTTCGGAGTGCCGCGATGACGGCTCGCGTCTCATCGATGGACAAGGTCGTCTGCGTCAGATACACGAGTTTATCTGATGTTGGGAGTGTCAAAGCTTCGACATCTGCGACCGTCTCAACCACCGGAATACTGACACCCGGCGCTTCACCGAGCACCCCGACACCCTCGATATGACCACGGTGGCCGATATAGATGATCCGGTAGCCCTCTTTGATAAATCGCAACACCTCGAGGTGAACTTTGGTCACCAGTGGACAGGTTGCATCGATGAGATGGAGCTGGCGCTCTCGGGCTACCTCATAATGAGCGCGCGGCGAACCGTGGGCGGAGAAGATGACCACCGAACCCTCAGGCACTTCCTCGAGTGTTTCGACCGTGATCGCGCCTTGCTTCGTGATCGCATCGACCACATGCTTGTTGTGGACGATCTCATGCTTCACATACACCGGCGCACCGAATATCGCCAGCGTATCCTCGACTGCCTTCACCGCCCGAGCGACCCCCGCACAAAACCCGTGCGGCTGTGCAATGAGGACTTTCTTGATAGAATTCATAGAGATTCACTATCCCAATGTCAGGATTTCATTACTCATTGACAAAAGCGAGGATCAACGATACTCTCTGCCTCAAACTACAGTATACCATTCTGGTATATTAGAATAATCCGGAATGAGAAACACTATGCCCGAAAAATCCCGCCCCTGTAAACTCGGTATGGTCTTCGGTGTCTTTGATGGACTCCATCCCGGACATCAGAATTTCCTTCTCGAAGCGGCTCAATCCTGCGAGAAGCTCGTTGTGGTAGTCGCTCGGACAAGTATCGTCCGGAAGCTCAAGGGACATGCTCCCCGGCACGGTACCCGCGTCCGGATGAATGCCATTCGAAGTTTCCTGGATCATGCCCACATCGTCCCGAGCGATCGAACTATCGGAAAGTGGCGCGTCCTCCGAGACCACTCACCAGACATAGTCTTCCTTGGCTATGACCAGGAGCGGATGGCCGAAAGCCTCACTCAAATCAAACAGCCCTTCCAATTCCTCAGTCCCCATCAACCGAAGAGATTCAAGTCCAGTCTGCTACACACGTCCGAGGAAAAGAAGAGGATCTCCCGATAGAGCTAGAGGAGTGCTGCTTCAAGCGCGGCCGCCGTCGCTTCCCGACCCTTGTTATTCCCCTGTGTTGATCGGGCGATGGCTTGTTCGAGTGTGTTGACCGTCAACACGCCGAGCGTAATCGGGATCTCATACTTGATCGTCAGGTCAATGAGCCCTTGGGCCACTGCCTGAGCGATGATCTGGTCATGGTTGGTCTCACCCTTCACAACACAACCAAGCGTGACAATTGCATCCGGCCGATGCTGCTTCATCAGTGAGACACAACCATAAGGGATTTCGAAGCTTCCCGAAACCTGCATCACAAAGATATTCTTCTTCTCCACCCTCCACTCTCCGAGCTCCGCCAATGCACCCCGAAGGAGTTTCTTGGCGATTGCCTCATAGTAAGGCGAGACAACAATTCCGACTCTGAGCCGCGAGGCATCCCTCCTGTTGGTGCGACTGACACTGCGTTTCCTTTGCATAGGATTGATTCGTCAATGATTACTCTTTCCGAGGGCGTTCACCACATAGCGGGCCAAGAGATCCACCTCGAGATTCACCACACTCCCCTCTTCCAATAATTGCAGGTTCGAATGCCGCAGTGTATATGGAATGAGCGCCACTGTAAACGTCCGCTCCGTTTTACGCGCCACAGTGAGGCTGACACCATTGACGGTAATCGCACCGTGTGGAGCGATATACGGTTTCAATGCCGGCGGAATGTTCACGGTCACTTCATGTTTCCCATGGACTTTCACAATTGATACGACCTCACTCGAACTATCGACATGCCCCTGAATGAGATGGCCATCCAAGGGTGATCGCAGCGTCACAGACCGCTCCAGATTGAGCTCCGTTCCGCGCTCGACAAACTGCATAGTCGTCTTGGACAATGTTTCCGGCATATACTCGACATTGAAAGCGACCGGGCTCTGGCTCACTACCGTCGTACAGACTCCATCGATCGAGACGCTCTGCCCTTTCCGAAGTTTCCAATTCCTCGGCTTCCCGATCCGGACGTGACGAGAGCCATCTTTGTCCTGAACCGAGAGCACGGGTTTTACTGCTTCGATGATACCGGTAAACATAAAAAATAGGTCTCTAGATCTGAAAATAATCCTTCACTTTCTGCACAACCTGAGTAATGAATTCTCGGGCATCAGTTTCCGATGTGAATTCAGCTGCTTCCGCGACTTTCGCCAGGAGGGTGATGCGAATTTCTTCGCCATAGAGATCGCCTGAAAACCCAAAGAGATGAGCCTCGAGAAGCTGCCTCCCCTGATTCGCATATACCGCAGCGCGATATTCTCTCTCTCCGACCCATACCAGACCTGCATAGGTACCGGAAATATTCGGCTGATCGAAGTGAATATTGGCTGTCGGGAAGCCGATCGGTTTCCCGAGTTCCATGCCTTTCTCCACCACCCCGCTCTGCTCGTACACAAATTCCTTCATCATCACATCATCATTAGGATTCCAGTTTCAATCACTATTCTTTCACGTTTTCTTCTCATTGACAAGTATAGATATTGATGCTAGAATGTGCAATCAACTGGGGAGCATTCCTCTTTTGATGCA
This is a stretch of genomic DNA from Candidatus Moraniibacteriota bacterium. It encodes these proteins:
- a CDS encoding glycosyltransferase family 4 protein, yielding MKLAIQASDLDHVRIDGTRVYVRELLKRFGALSPETQFLLYHRGTFNPLLAPPDLLNYHVKTLPFPYAWMQTRFAWEMFRSRPDRLFLPIQAAPVILPRGLTVTATIHDLAFRRFPETFPPSHLRKLNFMLDTAVRQADRLIAVSESTKRDLLEFFPELDPDTIRVIHHGFDAEFFGARLAPDAVSEKLKSYNLQPTSYALYVGALQPRKNLVRLIQAFEHAKRTCPEMRLVLAGEPAWLSEGILTAREQSVYREDIVLTGRVSFEDLRALYQGARLFAFPSLYEGFGLPILEAFASGVPVLTADNSSLREVAGDGALYVDAENTSDIAAKLVLLWNDRPLQDSLREKANGELRRFSWDQTARETLDTILS
- the ispH gene encoding 4-hydroxy-3-methylbut-2-enyl diphosphate reductase, with protein sequence MNSIKKVLIAQPHGFCAGVARAVKAVEDTLAIFGAPVYVKHEIVHNKHVVDAITKQGAITVETLEEVPEGSVVIFSAHGSPRAHYEVARERQLHLIDATCPLVTKVHLEVLRFIKEGYRIIYIGHRGHIEGVGVLGEAPGVSIPVVETVADVEALTLPTSDKLVYLTQTTLSIDETRAVIAALRKKYPQIVAPPLEDICYATTNRQEAVKALAKTVPIVIVVGSVTSSNSNRLRETAEQAGARAYLVDDASDLEAAWFDGVSIVGVTGGASAPEDRIQTVIDYFTGQGAVAERFSVKEEKMFFAEPVELMQIRRERAAKV
- a CDS encoding adenylyltransferase/cytidyltransferase family protein, producing MPEKSRPCKLGMVFGVFDGLHPGHQNFLLEAAQSCEKLVVVVARTSIVRKLKGHAPRHGTRVRMNAIRSFLDHAHIVPSDRTIGKWRVLRDHSPDIVFLGYDQERMAESLTQIKQPFQFLSPHQPKRFKSSLLHTSEEKKRISR
- the ribH gene encoding 6,7-dimethyl-8-ribityllumazine synthase yields the protein MQRKRSVSRTNRRDASRLRVGIVVSPYYEAIAKKLLRGALAELGEWRVEKKNIFVMQVSGSFEIPYGCVSLMKQHRPDAIVTLGCVVKGETNHDQIIAQAVAQGLIDLTIKYEIPITLGVLTVNTLEQAIARSTQGNNKGREATAAALEAALL
- a CDS encoding riboflavin synthase, whose product is MFTGIIEAVKPVLSVQDKDGSRHVRIGKPRNWKLRKGQSVSIDGVCTTVVSQSPVAFNVEYMPETLSKTTMQFVERGTELNLERSVTLRSPLDGHLIQGHVDSSSEVVSIVKVHGKHEVTVNIPPALKPYIAPHGAITVNGVSLTVARKTERTFTVALIPYTLRHSNLQLLEEGSVVNLEVDLLARYVVNALGKSNH
- a CDS encoding riboflavin kinase; the encoded protein is MMMKEFVYEQSGVVEKGMELGKPIGFPTANIHFDQPNISGTYAGLVWVGEREYRAAVYANQGRQLLEAHLFGFSGDLYGEEIRITLLAKVAEAAEFTSETDAREFITQVVQKVKDYFQI